AAAACCAAAGGTGCATTTTCAACTTCATTGTCCAAAACCTTTCCAACAATAAGCCCAGTATTTTGACTAAAGGAAAGTGTACTGAAAAGTGTAGCGGCAATGATAATTAAATGCTTCATGTTTGTTGATGTGTAAATACAGCGCAAAATAAATGAAACATCATAAATCTAATGTTATCTAAGTATTAAACAACGATGATTAAAATGTTATCGTAATGTTAACTCAAGTATGGCAAAAAAACGAAAGTAAAGCCCATAGGTTAATAAGATCTTTTTTATCTTGCCTTGCTTTAAAAACGAACGATGAACTGGGAACAATTACTATCCTTAAAACGCTTTGGCGATACCAATAAAAGACTAAGAAAAGAGCAGGACGAAACCCGTTTGGGTTTTGAAGTGGATTACGATCGCATCATTTTTTCTTCGGAATTTAGAAGCCTTCAAGACAAAACCCAAGTGATTCCTTTATCGCAAACCGATTTTGTGCACACCCGTTTAACCCACAGTTTGGAGGTGAGTGTAGTAGGGCGCTCTTTAGGTAGAAAAGTGGGGTTGAAACTATTAGAAAAATATCCACATTTGCAAAATGTTCATGGCTACCAGGCCAACGATTTTGGAGCTATTGTTGCCACAGCAGCATTGGCCCACGACATAGGCAACCCGCCGTTTGGGCATTCTGGCGAAAAAGCCATAGGTGAATTTTTTAAAACAGGCGACGGAAAAAAGTACCAAGACCAATTAACCGAAAAGCAATACCAAGATTTATGCGATTTTGAAGGCAATGCCAACGGTTTTAAAATTTTAACACAAAGTCGGGCTGGTAGAAAAGGCGGATTGCGTATGAGTTACGCCACGCTTGGGGCGTTTACTAAATACCCAAAAGAATCGTTGCCTAAGAAGCCAACAACGCATATAGCCGATAAAAAGTATGGATTTTTCCAAAGTGACAAAGCTACTTTTATTGATGTAGCAAATGAGTTGGGCTTAATAAAACGCAGTGAAAAACATATTAGCTTTTCACGGCATCCGTTAACCTATTTGGTTGAGGCGGCCGACGATATTTGTTATACCATTATTGATTTTGAAGATGGTATCAATTTAGGGCTCATTCAAGAAGAATATGCTTTGGAGTACCTATCGAAGGTTATACGCGAAAATATTATTCCAGAAAACTACTATGCGCTATCCAGTAGAGAAGACCGTATTGGTTACCTTCGTGCGCTAGCTATTGGAGCATTAATCAACGATGCTGTCGATATTTTTATGAAACACGAAGAAGCCATTCTAAATGGTGATTTTGATGCAGCGTTATTGGATAAAAGTAAATACGATGCCCAAATTAAAGATATCATTAAAATTAGCAGAGATAATGTGTATTGCTCCGAAGAGGTTATCGATAAGGAAATTGCGGGTTATCAAATTATAAACAAGCTACTTGGTGTTTATACCGCTGCGGTTAATAATTGTTATGATGGAAGTGCTTCAAATTACGACAAATTAATACTGAACCGCTTGCCGGAAACCATAAATTTTAAGAGCGACGATTTGTACCTAAGGCTGCTTTCGGTATGCCATTATGTGTCTTTACTTTCCGACAGCAAGGCCATTCAAAACTTTAAAAAAATAGAAGGGGTGACGTTTTAGCGGTTTTTATGGTAGTTCGATTAACGTCAATTAATATAAGTGTTTTCATCTCTTATATACATTTTTGTTCTTTCGTTATTTCGAATCTCTTTTTTAATAAAAATTGCTCTCTCTTACTTTAATTTTTTAATTCGGAATTAATAAGTTTTTCAATAATTTTAATTTTTTTAATTAAATCAGAACAAGCCTCAACTGTAATTTTTTCATTGTGATTTTTGACCCAAAGTCCAGCTCCCTTGGATAAAATTATGTCCTCTAGGGAATTCTTTACATGAGCAGAAATAGTTTTGTTTAAAAGAGTCTTATTTTCTATCATTTCTCCAATGACACCACCTGATGATAAACTAGCTAACCTTATTCTGTCTTTGTATTCTTGATTAAGTTCTCCATTAACAATAGTACGTCTATCCATATTATGTTTTAAATCTAATAATTTGTTGCGAATAGATTGGGGGGTCAATTTTATCTCACCTGTACTTATCAGGGACTCTATAGTGCCTGTATGGAAAATAATGTTTTGATATTCATAATTTACAAGACTATATTTATTAAATATTTGGTCCGTTGTTAAACTTTGTGAGTTTAGGCTGTAAATAACTTTGTTGTAAGTTGAAATGTTTTGACTGTACTTCTGTATTATTTCTTCAATATAAATTTTATTTTCTTTTAGCTCATCTATAAGTTGGAGATAATATTGATGTCTTATTGTATCATTTTTTTTACTCTCTCCCCAGCTGTTTAGTTGCAACGCTATTAAAATGCCAATAACCACAAGAATTATTTCACCAATAGCATATTTTAAATACTTTGTTGTTTTTCCCTCTGAAAGCAAATTTTGTCTAATCTTTCTAAAGAATTTTATCATAGTTATTAGGCTGTATATAATGAAGAACAATGCAAAGCTGAAAGTTCTGTTTCAACTAGATTATTGGTTTGTTAAACTAAGATAGTTGAAAAATTTCACCAAATCAAGATTGCCTGCTTTCTCTATAATATTTGGTTAGTTGAATTTAAGAGGACTACATGCGACACACAACTTTCTGTTTTTAACAAAATTTTAACAAAACCGCTCTTTTCATTATTTCGTAGGTATTAGTGAGAGTAAAAAAATTACTAATAACAAAATCTAAAAATCATGAAAAAATTAACAACAGTTTTAGGAATAGGAATTATAGCTGTGGCTGGTTTCTTAATTATTGCGGCAGACCATATTGATGCGCCTGCCGTTGAAGGCGGTAATAGCGATATTACGGACTTTTATGCATTTCAGGGCGAAAATACAGATAACATTGTATTTGTAGCAAACTTACAAGGCTTGCTTAGCCCGAGTGCTACTGGCAGTGCCGCTTTTAACGAAAATGTCTTAGTAGAATTCAATATCGACAATACAGGAGATTATATAGAAGATTTAGTTATTCAAGCCATTCCAAAAAATGGAAAAATGTACTTTTTCGGACCAGTTGCTCCTTCACAAACCGGACTTAACAGCACTATACAGACTAATGCAACAGCTGGAGGTGTAGTAGATATTACAGCTTATGGTGAGGATGCTAAAATACGTTCGTTTAAAGGTATGAGCTTTTTTGCTGGACCTAGAGATGATCCATTCTTTATGGATTTTGCACAATATTCTGAAATAATTGCTGGAAATGCCACAAGCTTTAACAGTCCTGGGGCAGATACTTTTGCTGGAACCAACGTCATGTCAATTGTAGTTGAAGTTCCAAAAAGTATGATTGGTGGTTCTGGAACCATAAATGCTTGGGTAGAATCTAAAATAAAATAATAACATACAACCTTATAAATTTTTGAAATATGAAAACGATAAAAAGAATACAAATAGCAACAGTTGCATTTGCAGTATCTGTACTTGCCTTTAACTGTTCGAAAGATGACTTAATTCGTAGAGCTCCTGTAGCACCGGATTTCTCTGGAATCTACTCACAAGAAGACCAAATGGGTAGACCAGCTGTTAATACAGTATTCGTTTCAAGTGCAGACAAAGACCTGTTTAATGTTACTGTACCTTCCGAACAAAACGCAGCATTCCAAAGTAAATTTCAGTCTAACCTAATGGCACTGAGTCCTGCTTATGCAAATGATGAAGACCAAAACGCCTTAGGATTAGATGCAGCAACTTTTACCGGACTATTATCTACTGATGTTTTAAATGTATCATTAGACGCCCCAACAACATTTTTTGACGGAACGAATGTGTTAACAGGAAGAGCACTGTCGGACGATGTAATCACCGTTGAATTACTTTTAATTTTTGGAGGTGAAGACTTTTCAGAAAACCCAGGATTATCTGATGACAATGTTGATGCTAATGACAAGGCCTTTTTGAGCTCCTTCCCTTACTTGGCTTCGCCTTGGTAAAATCTGAAAAACCTACTCTAAACTCTAAAGCAAGGGCGCACACACCCTTGTTTTAGAGTTGTTTTAAAACAATATAAATTTAAAAGCAAACGCAATGAAATCCTTAAAACATTTAGCAATAGCTCTGGCAATAATTTTGTTAGCGAGCTGTGGCACGAAAGAAAAAAAAATAACTAGCAAAAGAGATTATACGGGTTATTTGCAAAACACAGAGAGCGAGATGTTGCAGTTGGCTAAATCCGATTTAAACTTCTGGGAAAAAAAGCTAGAAAAAGAACCCAATCAATTCCCGTACTTAGCCAAAGCTGCGGCATCTCAATCTCAAATTTTTAATCTAACTGGTAAAATAGAATCCTTAAAAGAAGCTGAAATTTATTTAGTTAAAGCTAACGAAGCTGCTTTGTACAATAAGGCAGACTATTTAAGAGCTCTAGCACGAAATTATATTTCGCAGCACAGGTTTAAAGAGGCTTTAGGCTTACTAAAAAAAGCAGAACTAAATGGTGAGCATTTAAAAGGCACCCAAAAAATGCTATTTGATGTACATATGGAATTGGGGAATTTTGAACTGGCAAAATCGTATTTAGATAAAATTAGAAAAAACGGTGATTTTGATTATTTAATTCGATTGTCAAAATGGTCTGACCACCGTGGCAATATAGAAGCAGCCATAAAATATATGGAGCAAGCCAAAAACATTGCAGAATCTTCAAATATACCAGCAACCAAACAATGGGTTTATACCAATTTGGCCAATTATTACGGTCACGCCGGAAGAATACAAGATTCCTATCAACACTATCTAAAGGCTTTAGAATTGAACCCTGAAGATGCTTATGCAAAAAAGGGTATCGCTTGGATTGTATATTCATATGAAAAAAATCCAGATGAGGCCTTAAACATTTTAAACACCATAACAAAAAACCATAAATCCCCGGATTATTATTTGCTAAAAGCCGAAATTGCTGAATTTAAAGGTGACTTAAATTTAAAGAAAAACGAGTTAAAATTGTATAATCGGGCGGTTAATAACCCATTATATGGCCATATGTATAATAAATATAATACACTTTTATTAGCAGAAAACCCAAGAGAAATAACCAAGGCATTTATTATAGCCAATACCGAAATTGAAAATAGGCCAATACCACAATCTTATGATTTATTGGCTTGGACGTATTATAAGAATGGTAACAATAAGGAAGCGTTAAAGATTGCTGAAAATTATGTTGCTGGTAAAACTTTTGAACCAGAGGTTCTGTTTCATTTAGCATATATTTATAAAGCTAATGATAAGTTTAAAGAAGTTAAAAATTTGAAAGAAGAATTGCAAGAAAGCATCTTTGAACTTGGTCCAGTAATAGCAACAAAAGTCAATGATATTTAACAAAGAATCCAGATGAAAAATTCAAAATTTATTTTTTCCATTTTAGTGTTAACTATAAGTAACATAGGTTTTTCCAAAGAAGTAAAAGGAGTTGTAAAAAATAAAATTGAGCAACCTCTAGATGCGGCTTACATTTATAATTTAAACTCAAAAGTCATACACACTCTCTTGAAAATGGCGTGTTTGCTTTAAATGCTTGTAAAGTAGGAGATTCCATAAGATAGGTTTGTTGGGTTATAGTAATAAAACCATCGTGCTGAATGAAGCAAATATCAATTCAAAGCTTGCTGTAATACTGGAAGAAAAATTATTTAAATTGGAAGGGATGGTTATTCAGGAAGAACTTAACGCTATCAGTACTATTTCCAGACTTGATATACAAATGAGTCCTGTAAACTCCTCGCAAGAAATATTGCGAAAAGTATCAGGATTAATCATCGGTCAACATGCCGGTAGTGGAAAAGCAGAACAACTTTTTTTTGCAACAAGAATTTGTTTATGTTGGTGATGCCGGTATTTTAGAACCTAGTAGTAAAACAGAACGTTATGGATTAGATTTAGGATTGCGCTATCAGTTTAACGATTAGTTGTTTTTTGATACCGATGCTACAGTAACAGAGTCTAGAAGTACTGAGAAGGCTCTAAAGGAGAAAATTATATTCCCATAGCTCCATATTTTACAATTTCATGCGGGTTGTCGGTTAACAATTTAAGTGGTTTTTCTGGAGGCTTAAGGTGTCGATTTGTTGATGATAGACCTGCAAATGAAGACAATAGCATAGTGGTAGAAGGCTATTTTGTAACCGATATAAATGCTAATTATAAAATAGGAAATGAAACCATAGGTATGGTAATCGAGAATTTATTTGATGTGGCTTGGAACGAGACACAATTTGCAGCCGAATTGCGCTTGAAAGATGAGGAGCTGTTCGTTGAAGAAATACAGTTTACACCTGGAACACCTTTTAATTTAAAGGGGATTAATATCCTGTAGGTTTAAAAATATACACAAATTATAAGCTGATTTTTGAAACGATTTATTAAAAAACTTAAATAAAGTGTTTGGTTTTAGGTTTCCTGCTAAGTGGAAGTGCTTTGTTATAGCAATATAACTGGTGACTTTCTTTGTTAGGATGAGGCAAAATTAATGATTAACGGGGCATTAATATTAGTTTTGCTTAAAACTATGTATTATTATACTTTGTTTTAGCTAGTTTTTTTCCTTTTTCAATTCTTTTTCTCGTTTCCGTTTTTCTCTTCTCAGTCTACTTTTTTTAGCACCTTCAGTTTCTATTTCAAATACTATTGGCATTGAGTATTTTTGACTAATTTTTTTCCGTTATGTTCCGAAGGTGTCATTTTCGGGAGTGCTTCTAAAATCCGAATAGCTTCTTTTTCAAATAAAGGATGTACAGATCTAGCTTTTATATCAACAACATTTCCTTCTTCATTAATAGTAAAAATGGTCAGAACTTTTATTTGGTCTCCACCTTTGTAGTTCAGTTGTTTTGCAATGCTGTCAAGTTTGTTCCGATTATCATTATTAAAAGATTCAGAAACTTTTTTAGATACGCTAGTTTGTCCAAAAGCAAAATTTGTCAATGTAAGAAGTAAAATTATTATTGTTTTTCTCATTTTTTGAAATTAACTTCAACTAGTTATATGTAGAATAAAGTAAATATTACTCCTTAAATTTTGTGAGATAGTAGTAATTTTATTTCCAATGTAATCAGGAGGCTTGTACCACACCTAACGTATACAATTGCTCCATAGTAGGCGTTTCACTACCGCCAGATGGCTCTAAAGTAATGCCGAAAGCCTCACTATTGTTGGGGTTTTCAATTTCAAAAATTTTATTTTCGTCGGTAATAAAACCATCAATGGTACCTAAGCTGGTTGGTGTCAATGGGCTTAATTTTAACGACCATACTTGGTAAACCATCCCTTCTGGAGGTTCAGGCAAGCCTTGGGCGTCTAGAAATATTCTTTTGGAATTTTTATCCCAATATACTTTGGCATAGGTTTGGGAGAAGTTGCCTTGTCCGGCCAACGGCACTTGAGTAATATTAGCATCGCGCAAAATTGAAATTAGCGTATTGGCATCTTCTAAACTATTTCTGGATTTTTCGATTTGGTTTTCCAATAGTTCTTGTTGCGTTTCAGCAACACGAATCTTAGATTTTAGGGTGTTATTTTGGTTAATGGCCCACCATAACCCTATGGCCAACGCAATGGTTGCTGCCCAGCCTGTGTAGGTTAACCAATTGTATTTTGGTTTTGCAAAAGGAATAACTTTGGTGCCCTCGTCATTTAGCTCTAATTTATTTTTAATGGTTTGAAATGATTCCTTAGTTTTGGGTGATACCGATGAGGTAAGTTTTATAATGGCGGCTTCAATATTTAAAACCTCTTGTTGTATTTCAGGATATTGTTGCACCATATTATACACTTCCTTGTTTTCTTTTTCAGAAAGTGTGCCAGCTACATATAGCTCTAAAATACCAGATTCTATGTATGCTTTTATATCCATTTTAATTTAATACCAAATTTCTTAGTTCATTAATGCAGTTTCTGTTTCTGGTTTTAATAGTGCCAACGGGCATGTCAAGAGCTTTAGAGGCTTCAACCTGTGTATAGCCTTTAAAGTATATGAGCTCAATAACTGCCTTGCATTTTTCGGCAAGCTTGTCTACAAACTTTTTAATACCTATAGCATCTGTTGAATTATCCAGACTCTCTTTGGTTTCAATTATATCTACGAAAAAATCAGAATCGAGGTTTTGTTTTGCCTTTTTAAATGCTTTTGATCGTGTTTTGTCAATAGCAGCGTTTCTGGCGATATTTAAAATCCAAGTAAAAAAACGACCTTTAGAGCTTGAATAAGTGTTTGATTTGTGCCAGGCTTTTATGAAAACATCTTGCATCACTTCTTCGGCTAAATCGTAATCTCTTAAAATATTGAAAATAACCCCATGCATGCTATCCCTATACATGTTGTATAGCATTTCAAAAGCCTTTTCGTCTTTTTCTTTAAATTTTTTTACCAGTGATTCTAGGTCCATTAACGACTTTAATTTGTTGAATTTACTAATTTTTATATAAACAAGGATAAAAAAAATTACCAATTGGTGTAATTAAACTTGAATGTGGTGTTACTTTAAAATTGTGTTAAAGTAATTTTTTAAGTGCTCAGCATCAAGCGCAACATATTTTTGCAATTCCTCAACACTTCCATGCTCGATAAATTCGTCGGGAATGCCTAATGTTTTAATGGTATTTTGGTAGTTGTTGGTGGCAGCAAACTCTAAAATAGCAC
This genomic stretch from Flavobacteriaceae bacterium GSB9 harbors:
- a CDS encoding cell surface protein, with the protein product MKSLKHLAIALAIILLASCGTKEKKITSKRDYTGYLQNTESEMLQLAKSDLNFWEKKLEKEPNQFPYLAKAAASQSQIFNLTGKIESLKEAEIYLVKANEAALYNKADYLRALARNYISQHRFKEALGLLKKAELNGEHLKGTQKMLFDVHMELGNFELAKSYLDKIRKNGDFDYLIRLSKWSDHRGNIEAAIKYMEQAKNIAESSNIPATKQWVYTNLANYYGHAGRIQDSYQHYLKALELNPEDAYAKKGIAWIVYSYEKNPDEALNILNTITKNHKSPDYYLLKAEIAEFKGDLNLKKNELKLYNRAVNNPLYGHMYNKYNTLLLAENPREITKAFIIANTEIENRPIPQSYDLLAWTYYKNGNNKEALKIAENYVAGKTFEPEVLFHLAYIYKANDKFKEVKNLKEELQESIFELGPVIATKVNDI
- a CDS encoding sigma-70 family RNA polymerase sigma factor, with the protein product MDLESLVKKFKEKDEKAFEMLYNMYRDSMHGVIFNILRDYDLAEEVMQDVFIKAWHKSNTYSSSKGRFFTWILNIARNAAIDKTRSKAFKKAKQNLDSDFFVDIIETKESLDNSTDAIGIKKFVDKLAEKCKAVIELIYFKGYTQVEASKALDMPVGTIKTRNRNCINELRNLVLN
- a CDS encoding DUF6090 family protein; its protein translation is MIKFFRKIRQNLLSEGKTTKYLKYAIGEIILVVIGILIALQLNSWGESKKNDTIRHQYYLQLIDELKENKIYIEEIIQKYSQNISTYNKVIYSLNSQSLTTDQIFNKYSLVNYEYQNIIFHTGTIESLISTGEIKLTPQSIRNKLLDLKHNMDRRTIVNGELNQEYKDRIRLASLSSGGVIGEMIENKTLLNKTISAHVKNSLEDIILSKGAGLWVKNHNEKITVEACSDLIKKIKIIEKLINSELKN
- a CDS encoding energy transducer TonB → MRKTIIILLLTLTNFAFGQTSVSKKVSESFNNDNRNKLDSIAKQLNYKGGDQIKVLTIFTINEEGNVVDIKARSVHPLFEKEAIRILEALPKMTPSEHNGKKLVKNTQCQ
- the dgt gene encoding dNTP triphosphohydrolase, encoding MNWEQLLSLKRFGDTNKRLRKEQDETRLGFEVDYDRIIFSSEFRSLQDKTQVIPLSQTDFVHTRLTHSLEVSVVGRSLGRKVGLKLLEKYPHLQNVHGYQANDFGAIVATAALAHDIGNPPFGHSGEKAIGEFFKTGDGKKYQDQLTEKQYQDLCDFEGNANGFKILTQSRAGRKGGLRMSYATLGAFTKYPKESLPKKPTTHIADKKYGFFQSDKATFIDVANELGLIKRSEKHISFSRHPLTYLVEAADDICYTIIDFEDGINLGLIQEEYALEYLSKVIRENIIPENYYALSSREDRIGYLRALAIGALINDAVDIFMKHEEAILNGDFDAALLDKSKYDAQIKDIIKISRDNVYCSEEVIDKEIAGYQIINKLLGVYTAAVNNCYDGSASNYDKLILNRLPETINFKSDDLYLRLLSVCHYVSLLSDSKAIQNFKKIEGVTF
- a CDS encoding anti-sigma factor translates to MDIKAYIESGILELYVAGTLSEKENKEVYNMVQQYPEIQQEVLNIEAAIIKLTSSVSPKTKESFQTIKNKLELNDEGTKVIPFAKPKYNWLTYTGWAATIALAIGLWWAINQNNTLKSKIRVAETQQELLENQIEKSRNSLEDANTLISILRDANITQVPLAGQGNFSQTYAKVYWDKNSKRIFLDAQGLPEPPEGMVYQVWSLKLSPLTPTSLGTIDGFITDENKIFEIENPNNSEAFGITLEPSGGSETPTMEQLYTLGVVQAS